Below is a window of Tolypothrix bouteillei VB521301 DNA.
AGATCGCTATAATTTTTTATTTATGTACCTTTTACTACCATTACAGAACAAGGGGCATCTTCTACAACTTGACCGCTGACGGAACCCTGAACAATTCGATTCACGCCTGTTAATCCACGACTGCCAGTGACAATTAAGTCAGCTTTGTAAATGTTAGCAAGACGAATAATCTCTTGGGCTGGGTCGCCTGCAACGAGTTCTATATCACTTTCAACCGCTAGTTGAGTTTGATACCCTTTGAGTTGTTTTTCAATTTGTGCGTAAGAAAAGGTTGAAGACTCTGGATGCGGGCGGTCAGCAGGAAGTTCCATCTTTGATTCTGAAGTAGCAAACACGTGACACAGAATGACTTTGCTATCTTTCGGCAGCATAAATTGCTGTACCGTTTGAATAATTTGGTCGGTAACTTCTGAATCGTCTAGAGCTACTAAAATCGTTTTTATCACCGCTGTTGTCTCCAAAACAGTAGACCTCACACACAGATAATAAGTAATTATAGTTAACGCTATACTTACCATGCCCAAACTTTGGACAGAGTTTGCATAGCCTTAAACTTTAAGTTTGGCAATTGCAAACTCTTTTTTGCAAAAAGTCTAGGCAAAAATTAATAATTCATATCATCTTTTTCCTTATCAATTCGGCGTTGTACCGAGTTAACGTGCGAAGGCAAGTCTTCCGAGGATGCTAGGACGTCAATTGCATGAGCCACTTTCTCTAGTGCAGTTTGCGAGTATTGAATAATACTAGAGTGTTTCATAAAGGTTTCTACTCCTAATGGAGAAGCATACCGGGCAGCGCCAGAAGTGGGTAAGGTATGGTTGGGACCTCCTAAATAATTTCCCACAGCTTCTGGTGTAAAATGCCCTAAGAAAATTGCACCGGCATTGTGAATAAGTGATAAGATTTCCCAGG
It encodes the following:
- a CDS encoding universal stress protein — encoded protein: MIKTILVALDDSEVTDQIIQTVQQFMLPKDSKVILCHVFATSESKMELPADRPHPESSTFSYAQIEKQLKGYQTQLAVESDIELVAGDPAQEIIRLANIYKADLIVTGSRGLTGVNRIVQGSVSGQVVEDAPCSVMVVKGT